The following is a genomic window from Triplophysa rosa linkage group LG11, Trosa_1v2, whole genome shotgun sequence.
ATGTTGTTGTACATAACAGACAGGCTTACGGAAACACTTTCCCTGGGGTAAAAACTCACCAAGATGCTCTTGTACATGTTTCCATTGTTGCAGAACTCCATGCTGACCCTGATGATGCAGGAGTCATCCACCTGCCTGTTGTAGAAGGCGAGTGATGTCATAGAGGCAGAGCGTTTGTGGGCGGAGACCAGGTGAGGGTCAGGTGATGCCGAGGAGGATGAGGATGGACTGAGATCTTGCTGTGAGCTGGAGGAAGAACTAGACCTAGAATGGGAGGGTAAGGCCTCGGTCCTGTTCTGACCGCAGCCGGAAAGAGACTAAAGACAGAAAAAACAGTGATGTTTTAAAATCCATTTCTAACAAATGCAGTGACCAAGCTTTGTTAGTCTATAttaatttatgtcatttatatataaaaacagatgaCTGTACCAATGTCATGAGCGTCAGGGTTTGAGATGCCGATATCTCTTCCATCTCGGAGCTGCTGGATCCAGAGGAAGACAGGCTGATCTGATCTGCATTCTTTTTTGATCCATCGTTCCCGGACAAGAGCCTGTAAACACACATCGACGTTAGATTGACCTGATGGCATTATTTGTTTTGGATCCTGCTTACTTCCACTGTTGCTGGATTCAGATAAACCagaagaaatgctgcgtgcaaaAGTTAAACTGTAGGACATTGAATAATTACTCACGAGGAGAGCTTCTTGGTGAGAGCTCGGTGATTCCAGCCGCTGCTGGATGATGGAGAAGAGTCATGAGACGTCTCAAGCTGTCTGGAAAGTTCATAGCTGAGGACGATGATGATGCacagaaacatttcaaattCAAAAAAGGGAAGTGATGTCATATCAGAATTTTTGATTCAATTGAAGGTGCTCTTAATAATCTAAAATTGCAATGGCATTTTGcagaagcaaaacatttttttaaacacccatatatttacattcacatttagtcgtttagcagacgcttttatccaaagcaacttacaaatgaggtaacaacataaggacaacaaaaagcataagtgcagtaaaactggtctcatatagcctgcCACAGAATACAAAGttaaggttttttttgtaaggATAGAAAgtgtagaaaagagatagaagtcagaactgatcggtcaggtgctgacggaagagatgtgttttcagacgattcttaaagatggctacagaatctgctgatcttgtagcagcatatatacagtatatatagttagttacccaaaaattaaaattctgtcatcatttactcttgtcattgcaaacctgtatgactttctttcttctgtagaacacaaaagatattttgaaaaacaacccgggaccccattgacttttatggacacaaaaccatagaGACATTATGATTCTGTGTTCctcaaaagaaagagtcatatataggttttgaacgacattaaCAGCATAAATGCTGAGTTTTTTGGATCTGGTTTCTTATCTCTTCTCTACTAACCTAAATCAACTTTTGCATGCAAAtacaaaacataataataactCACATTTTTATGCTTATGGATTTCCAAGAAAATATTATAGAATATAGCATATTATGGATTTTCCAAGGAAATATTGATACAAAACCATTCACCCATGTTACTGTTCAATGTAACTCATCAATGGTACAGCAAGCTTCCAGCTATCGAACATGTTAAGAACGTTGGAGCTTGCTGCAGCACGTCACTTCAACGTCAGTCTCGTCCGGTGTAGATGGGGTGTtaaaagtgatacttcacccaaaaatgaaaattctgtcatcatttactcaccttcgagttgttccaaatctgtttacatttctttgttctgatgaacacagagaaagatatttggaagaactctTGTAACCATTGACTGTCACATTTgatgtcaaaagtgccccagaacggtttgctgtcctacattcttcaaaatgtcttcttttgtgttcaacggaacaagaaaaattaaagttatttttcttactatggtagtcaatggggggcaaaatcaagcattcttccaaatatctttctctgtgttcatcagaacaaagacatttacacagatttggaacaactcgaaggtgagtaaatgacagaattttcatttttgggtgaagtttcCCTTTAAGACTGCATTGTATTCTTATTTACACTTCATTTCATAACTTTAAGAAAAGCACCTGGGGAACAATATTGATTTTTCTGTGTGCATTCACAAAAGCCTGTGTAGATCTATCACGACTCGCGCTGTAATTCTGATTCATACAGCTATCATCTCACCTCTCCTGATCCGTGAGAAGCTTCTGGTTCTGTATCCATGCAGTGATCTCAGGATGATCGGTTAAAACATACTGACAGCACGAGGCTTGCAATTGTCGGATCTGCCTTAAAATCTCATACTCCTGAAGAGGAGACGATTTCCGAGAAATCCAGTGTGCAGGGAGAAGAAAAAATCAAACCGAAACAAAAGAGTGTTACGCAAGAAACCCTGCACAAATGAATGGTCATTAGATGAATATCAGCCTGATAAGAGTGTTGTTTATACATAAGCATATCAGATCAAAGCCTCATAGTGTTTAGAATGTGTACGAATAACAGCTGGACAAAGAAAAGTGGCCATGGATACAGGCAgtcaacacaaagaaagactTACCCTTCGCCTCTTGTCGAAATTAATAAGGCCACCCTGTTGATGataagatatacagtataaagctATAATGATTTAATGCCTGCTCATTGTATGGTCAGAGAATGTTGAacccaataaaaatgaaactaaataaAACGTAAACCAAAACATTTGGTACATTTGGTTTTGACCTTTCCAATATGGTGGAACAGCTCATAGAAAGAGCCACTAATGAGGCATCTATGTGTACTATATAAAGTAGTCTGAAGTCTGTTGCTATGGTGTTGCTAAGGTGGTTTAAGTGGTCTTTAgcatgttgctatgtggttgcttgGGTGTTCCGAGTGTTGTTAATGTTTTGCCCTCAGAGTGACCAGCCTCCCATCATTCCTAAACACACAAGGTTTCAGATTCACCTCCACAATGTCTGGCAGGGCAGTGTCCAGCATGGTCAGTGCTGTGAGGTATGTCCCCAGGTACGGTACCATCCCTCCAGAGGTGCTCTGTAACAAAATCATTCTGTCATcaaaattgtttatataaaaatgattgATATAAAAAGTGTGTCAATACCATTTGTCTTGTAAGGCGACATCTCTTGGATGTTTTTGTGGTAGTGTTATCCATGTCAGATTGGCTGCCATCCTAAAACATGGTGAGACAGCTCCTCATAAGGGTAAATAAACATCAACCATCATAAAATCAAGAAAAAAGTATGTATTGTAAGTACACTGTAATAAAATGTTCCCTGAGGAGTACTAAAGGTGCTTTCGGGTGAACATCAATCAAACAATTCAAGCACATTTTAGACAAACAATCACACGTGtttcatttaatattataaTTGGATTAAACTATGACATAAAAttcttatattttaaatgaaatgaaatttgaATTGACCTAAAATGGATTAAAACATCCTTAAAACTGCCAACTTGACAGCTATTCTCACATATGTGACccaccacaaaaccagtcatgaGTAGCACGGGGATTATTTTTGGCAATAGCCAAaaaacattgtgtgggtcaaaatgatttatttttcttttgccAAAAACCATTAGGATATTATGTAAAGTTCATGTTCCGTgaagatattttttaatatctaccgtaaatatataaaaacgttatttttgtgagtaatatgctatgccaaggacttcatttggacaactttaaaggcgttTTTCTCACTATTTCAacttttttgcaccctcagagttttaaatagttgtatcgcGGCCAAATAATGGAAAGCttgtttattcagctttcagatgatgtatcaATCGCTTTTGaaaactggttttgttttccagggtcacatttataattgttactccaaaaataaatgtaatggttCAAAAACTAGCAGTTGACAAGCTCTTCtaaactttttattggttaaaaaatatttagttaATGCACGTAACTAAATGTATTGGTGCCAAACCCACAGAAAACATGGCGACCAAcagtaatgatttatgaaaaaaatcaaacgAGTGAAAAATGAAGAAACACGGTGACCGCCCGATACTGACGCAAACGATTTCTTACATCCACAAAGATTTCTCTGCTGCTCAGGACGCAGTTCTCATCTGGGAATGTTTCACACAGGTTCTCAAAGACAGACATGGTCTCTCTGCAAAGAGATTTACAAAGAAATATGccttaaacaaacacattcttCCAGGTTATCTCTTAACTTTCCATTTGTGGAGTTTATTTGTACCTGCTGACAGCGGCCCAGGTCTTCTTCAGCCTGTAGATGGGGTTGGATTGAAGGGCCGACAAAATGGCCCAGAGCGAAGAGAAGTTCTTTAGCGCCCTGCACCCCTAGTTGTGAAAAGAAGAAGTTGGATGATATTCTATAGATGATTGTTTCGTTATTGTAACATATACAACAGGCCTTACCTGTGCAACTCTGACCCATTTCTCAATGACTCTGGCTCTATGTGTGGTTCTGGAGGCGGGGCTCAGAGGTAAAACTAGGTTGGACGAGGGGCAAAGCAAAGAGGTGATGACCCGGTTGGTGATGGCATTGAACTGGGCGATGGTGGCCCATATAGTAGGAGAAAGATTCTCTTTCTTGTCTCGTTGAGACCACACACATCCCAGACATTGGAAGGGAATCACCTTCATAAACAGTTCctataaatacaacattaaaaGATGATCACAAATTCGGGGATCGGAAGGAACCAATCAAACGCGAGCAGTGAACGTAGGCACTCACGGCGTCCATGCGAGTGAGCTGCTCTGCCACATCCGTTACGGAGAAGTCCATGAAATCCGTCTGACTGGATAAATGATCCGAGTCCTTCTCCCGATCCAGGTCCGGATGTTTTGCATGATCAGTTGATCCGCTGGCCACAGCGACTGAATTACACGCAGAAGAGTTTGAACTAaatcgtttgaaccaagttCTTGACTTTAAAACTAGAACAACATTTTCACATGTTCACCAACCTTATTTCAACAAACCCAAACACACAAAATTGTAGGATGTAGGTAGGGAACAAACAACACgttttctgattggctaaaTCGTATCGTGTTGGCCCCTCCCTCTTTCTAGTTTAAGGACTTTAGGGCGGTTACGGAGACGGGTGTAATTTTTCAAAACACCTATTTCAGTGATGTCTGTTTGATCAGTATGTACATggtattttcatttagtttacagCTTTTTTTAAAGCGATATGAAAGCAACAACAACCTTCGACCTGGAACTTCTTAAGGAGCGCTTCGTAGCGTTTAGCCAATGGGAAGAGAGCGGTGTATCTCCTCAGCTGTAAGCTCATGAGACGCAGAGACGAATGCATGGGAGGATCTCTAAAATCCTCACTGAACTCCTCCAACCACATCTGAAGCAAAGTCCACAATGAGCTGCGAATGAAAAGAATATTAAAACCACATTTGCAAAACTGTATATGAGCCATATGAGACATGCTTATTGCCGCAATTTAATTTTAACTAGAGATGCCGAATAGAACTGCCtattgaaaattattttttacattttcggCCTGCCATTGTTCAGACAAAATtaagtattttaataaaatattcagctttattgtaaacaaatattataaCTAACAGTATAATCAATGTATGTATTGTAACAGTCGTGAAGACGAAAGACAGTGTCACGAGGGAACTCGGGTGTAAATTGGAGACTTGATATAAAAAGGTACAACAAACAAGGGtcaaaatccacaaaaaaaataaaataaattaaattcaaaAACAGGGCAACATCCACGGAAACGAAAACATAATAATCCAACAGGCAAAAATCCAACACAGTTACTTCCATACCAGACAACACACAATGGGCAAATGAGAGTACATAGTGTCCGGATGATAGGGTGCAGGTGTGAACAACAATGAGGGACAGGTGACAGTCACTGATGAGGGAGCGTGGCAAAAGGTCATTCTGGGGCAAAAACGGGGAACAGGCAAAGGACCGATGGAAGTGTCACATGTATACTACTGTATTGTATTAAGAAGTATTGTTCAAacagatgttttgtttttactcaGAGCAGCGCACTGTTGCTCAAttcgttttaataaaaaaaatctgtttttatttttacctcTTAGTGTACTTGATGCTGTCAAGCGCAGAGGCAAGGTGGTCCCTAAAAGATGagaataaaaagtaaatttcaTTATATACTCCACTTACAAACTACcaattaaaagttttaaaacactcacattttccaatttttttaattagtcaacTCATCAAGACTATGGAATAACACATAACGTTGGGCATTATGTTGTGActgcaaaaatatcaaataaaacaaatttttacattttaattgtcacttttttataatttagttATAAATATCattgttatatttatacatatatcaTCTTCAGTGTGGTCACCttttgcctagaatttgcagaaaacatgttttcaaCCAGCTTTTTTGGTCTCACCTGCTCTTCAAACAATGTTGAAGGAGTTTCCATCTATTCTTATTGgcttttttaaaattattttacagacacccatttcaaaaacacttt
Proteins encoded in this region:
- the LOC130562130 gene encoding ral guanine nucleotide dissociation stimulator-like 1; the encoded protein is MGKWELTMEPVQKWGEEHEDGAVFGVTLRREPVQQSAEPTEAFVQYRTCKVRRLKAATLDRLVSHLLDPCCQEQDYERILLSTYRTFTSSNKLIETLFQRDHLASALDSIKYTKSSLWTLLQMWLEEFSEDFRDPPMHSSLRLMSLQLRRYTALFPLAKRYEALLKKFQVEVAVASGSTDHAKHPDLDREKDSDHLSSQTDFMDFSVTDVAEQLTRMDAELFMKVIPFQCLGCVWSQRDKKENLSPTIWATIAQFNAITNRVITSLLCPSSNLVLPLSPASRTTHRARVIEKWVRVAQGCRALKNFSSLWAILSALQSNPIYRLKKTWAAVSRETMSVFENLCETFPDENCVLSSREIFVDDGSQSDMDNTTTKTSKRCRLTRQMSTSGGMVPYLGTYLTALTMLDTALPDIVEGGLINFDKRRREYEILRQIRQLQASCCQYVLTDHPEITAWIQNQKLLTDQESYELSRQLETSHDSSPSSSSGWNHRALTKKLSSLLSGNDGSKKNADQISLSSSGSSSSEMEEISASQTLTLMTLSLSGCGQNRTEALPSHSRSSSSSSSQQDLSPSSSSSASPDPHLVSAHKRSASMTSLAFYNRQVDDSCIIRVSMEFCNNGNMYKSILLTSQDKTAQVIQRALQKHNLEDLSEQEFTLVQLLAQGRELHIPEKANVFYAMSTSANYDFVLRKCPKGQRKHLTRSVSLSSGR